Below is a window of Diaminobutyricibacter sp. McL0608 DNA.
ATGAGGATTGTGCGTTGAGACTACTGCTCCGGCAGTGTTTTCCCCACTGGCCGGGCTGGCCGGCTGGAGCCGCTCGCTGCTGGGGAGCGGTCGGGCCAGTCCCTCTTCACGAATGAGAAGGTCCTCGAGTGTTTCTCGTCGCACAGCGAGACGAGCAGAGCCGTCGTTGCAGAACACTACGGGTGGCCGGAAAGCAGCGTTGTAGTTGTTCGACATTGTGTACGTGTAGGCGCCGGTGGCCGGCACCACGACCAAATCACCGGCCTGGGCAATCGGCATCAATCCGTCCTGCACCAGGACATCGCCCGACTCGCAGTGGTGGCCTACGAGATCGCTCCTCTCCAAGCCACCCTCGTGACCGATCAGCCAAGGCTGGAATCGCTGGTTGTATAAGGACACCTCGAGGTTATCTCCCATGCCGCCGTCGACCGCGACGTGAGTTCGTGAACCGCGCTTTACCGTCACCACTGTGTAGAGGGAGACAGCAACGGGCGCGACCATCGAGCGACCCGGCTCGACCATGAGACTTATGTCCTCGCCGAGAAAGCGATGGGCGCTGTCCACCAGGGTTTCGGCCCACGAGTCGATGCTGACCGGCGGATCGTCGCTGGTATAGCGCGATGCTAGCCCGCCTCCGAGATTGTAGACAGGGAAGCGGGGAAGCTGGGAGAGGGCAGCGATCTCGGCTCGGAACTGATCGAGGTCGAAGATCTGTGATCCGATGTGCGCGTGGAGTCCGTCCAATCGCAGGGCGGGTTCCCTTTGGATGCGCTTGATCATGTCGGGAGCCTGATCCATCGAGACACCGAATTTGGAGCCGACGTGACCGGTGGCGATCGCATGGTGCGTGTGTGCGTCTATGCCGGGGGTAACTCGAAGCAGCACGGGTTGTGGGGAAGTCGCGGCTTTGGCGATTCGTTCCACATCGTGCAGGTTGTCGATCACGACGTGGCCGATGCCGTTCTCGACCACTGTTCGGATCTCGTCTTCGGTTTTGGCGTTTCCGTGCAGCAGCATTCGGTTGGCCGGAACACCGGCCGCCAAAGCTATTGCAAACTCGTTGCCTGAAGCCACGTCAAAAGAGAGACCTTCCTCTGAGAGAAGGCGGAGGATCGACGCTGACGGGAATGCCTTAGACGCGAAGTGGATCTGGGTGTTCGCGTGACGCGATCGGAACGAGTCCAGGAACTGTCGAGCTCTCGCGCGTAACGCGGATTCGTCGACGACGAGGGCGGGTGTGCCGAATTCAGCAGCAATCTCGCGAAGCGAGCAGCCGCCCACCACCAGATCCCCCTCAGCTGCAAGGCGTGTGCCCGCCGGGAACAGCTCAAGGTCGGGCGCTGCGGTCTCCCGGGCTTTGCGTTCGTCGGTCACTCGTCGATTTGTCAACGTGGACCGTCCCTCTCCGTCATGCGTTCCACACCTGTTTCGATCGGGTACGAGGTCGCTTGCCGGAGGCCGGAAGCGGAAGCCGTTTTGTCCGGCTACTTGTCACTATTGAAGAGCCGCAGCTGGAGGGCGAGGACAATGCGGGTATCAGGGTCATCGAGGTCGATCAGCTCGCCGATCCGGCGTAGCCGATGTCGAAGTGTGTTCGGATGCAGGAAAAGGAGGTCGGCAGCCTTAGGAACGTCGTAGTGGTTCGCCACCCACACGTGGAGGCTGCGACGATACTCGGTGCCCTGTGATTCGTCGTGGCGAACGAGCAGTGACAGCGGCTCGCCCAAGAGACCGGGGTTCGCGCTGACCCATGCGTAAGCCGACTGAAGGAACATTGCCGCGGCCAACTGGTCGTGACGCACGACCATCCGGTCTGTCACGTATGGGCCGTGCAGAGCGCGTAAGGCTTCGTCGGCCTGTTTCGCGGCGACGGGGATCTGGATCAACGATCCGGCGGTTCGGCCGAACCCTGCGCGCCATGCCCTGCCGCCTAGCTCTCCGACGTTGCTGAGCGTGTTAGCGACGAGCTTGGTCATAAGGGGTGACTCGGAGCCGATCGCGACGATCGCATAGGCGCGACCATTCGCGACTCCGACCACATACCGCAGGCGATACGAGGTGAGGGCGGCTCGGAGAAGATCCGCGATGTGCTGGGTTGCGAAGGCGTCGGCGGGCTGGTCGATTGAGCCGATCGAGACCACAGTCAGCGGCTCAGTACGTTGAAGCCCGAATGACGCGGCGATCTGTCCGGCGGGGTCGATGCCGCGCAGGAGTTGGCTTAAGATTCGTCCCGGTGTCGTCGTACCTCATCGGCCGCCAGGTTGATCCGGGCGAGGTGTGGCGCCGCTGCTCGGGCAGCCTCGGCGAGGGTCTCCGCGGCTTCGAGTTTCAGTGGCCGGTCGCCCTGCACTACCCAGATGGAACCTAACGCCTGACCGTGGGCACGCACAGCCATCGCTAACCGAGGAAGGTGTTCGTGCGGTTCGTGGCTCCATATCGCTGCTTCTGAGCGCATGACCGACAGATACTCTTCCGCATCTGCGGTGTACCTCGGGACTCGGCGGCGCAAGATACCCTCCATGCGCTGGTCGTCGATCCGCTGACCTTCGATCGTGGAGTATGCAAGCACTCGCATTGATAGATCCTCGATGGCTACCGCACCGCCGATGTCAGCGGCGAGCTGGTCGGCGAGTGTGAACAGGTCGTCGAACTGCGTCTCGCCCGGGCTGCACGCCGCGTGCAAAGTGCTGATCAGAGTGTAAAGCTCTCCCCAGGTCAGGGCCGGATCGACCGCCAGCAGCGCCACCCCGGCCGCGTGAGCTGCGGCGATCAGCTGCGCGGACTCGGAATCGGCCACCCTAACGGCCATCGCAGAGGCTCCGGCGCGGGCCGCGTGGTCGAACAGCTGAGCTGGGGGATGCCCGGGGACGAGAAGGATCATGCCATCGAAGGCCGTGCCGGGGTCGGCTGGATCGTAGATCACGGGTGTGGTCACAGCGACGTCTCGCCCGTGGGGCAACGCCAACGGGTTGAGCCCTCCGGGACCTAGAGCGTCGAGGAGCGCCCCGACTGTCACTCGACTCGCGCTCGTCATTTCTGTCCTGGACGGAGCACGAGCCCTTCACGTCCGCCGACGAACTCGCCGCGATCCACGACGACTCGACCTCCAAGCAGAACCCATTCGACTCCGACTGGTCGCTCCGCGGGCCGCTCGTATGTGCCCGCGTGACCGATCCGTGCAGGGTCAAAGACACAAATGTCGGCTACGGCGCCGTTGCCCAGCCAGCCGCGAGCGGCGAGCCCGAATTGGTCAGCGGTGGCGGACGTGATCTTTCGGATCGCCTCGCCCATCGCAACGACGCCCCGTTCACGAACGTACTCTCCGAGAAAGGTCGGGAATGTTCCAAAGGTTCGCGGATGGTTCGGCCCGAACGGCAACCCGTTGTCGGAACCGACCGAGACGAGTGGGTCGGACAGGAAAGTGGTGACGTCGTCCTCCCGCATCGTATGCAGAACGGTGTCCGCGTGCGGGTCGCGACTGACGATGCTACACAGCACCTCCCACGGGTCGTGATCGACCACGAGGTCGGAAAGCCGTCGTCCTGCAACCGCAGGGTCAGCATGGGTTAGGATCTGCAGGTCTTCGGGATGGAGCTCGCGCCAGAGCCCCACGCCGGTTCCGTTGTCGGGGTCCTCGGCTAGAAGCCGCAAAGCCGCACGCTCCTCCCGGTTGGCCAGACGCTTCAGTAATTCCGTGTCCCCGCCCTCGCACGCTGTAGGGGGTAACACGGCGACCAGGTCCGTACTGCACGCGGTGTACGGATACACGTCGGCCAGCACGTTGACCCCGGACCGGCGAGCCTCGACAATCTTTTCCAGAAGCAGTCGCGCAGAGCCGTGCATCCGATGACCCGACGCTTTGCAGTGCGAGATCTGCAGGCGCAAGCCGGCGGATCGGGCGATGGAGATGGCCTCATCCACCGCATCGAGCAGTCCTTCGCTCTCGCTTCGCATGTGGGTGGCGTATGTGCGGCCCCAACGTCGTGCGACCCGGGCAAGCGTGTTCAGTTCGAAACGATCGGCATAGGCGCCAGGCACGTACTCCAGTCCGGTCGACCAGCCGACAGCACCGGCGTCGAACGCCTCGGCCGCGAGGTTACACATCCGGTCCAGCGCGCCGGGTGGAAGGGCGGAGTCGAGGCCGCCGACGGCTACGCGCAAGGTGTTGTGCCCGACAAGCGCGGCGATGTTGTTGGTGGGCCCGGCCGCGGATGCGGCGTCGAGGTAGTCGCCGAAGCTCGCGAACACGTGTCCGTCGGTTTCTAGTGCAACGATCTCCTCCGTAGACGGATCGCTCGGACCGCAGGAGAACCCGCAATTGCCAACGATCTCCGTAGTGACCCCCTGGAGTAACTTGAACGGCTGTGCCTCGTCGAGAAACGGGACCGTGTCGGAGTGGCTATGCGGATCCACGAACCCTGGTGCGACTGCCAGGCCTGTCGCGTCGATCGTCTGGCGCGCGGCACCAAGGTCCCGACCGACCGTGATGACGCGGCCTCCTCTGATCGCCACGTCGGCCGAGCGGCCCGGACCGCCGAAGCCGTCGTAAACTGTGCCTCCGCGGATCAGAACGTCATACATCCCGGCCCACCACCCGCTGCTGGGTCAGATGTACTGTCGTTGAGCCAGCGATCAGCGTGATGTCGTCCGCATCTCCATCCACGTGAATTGAGCCGAAATCGGCCTGGAAGATCGACGTCGACCCGGCGGTACCGAATGGGCGCAGGGTCACGGACGGAAGGGTGTCGTTGCCAACAGTCCAGGTCCCGTTGCCTTGGTTCTGGATGACGATAGACCCGCCCCGGAACTGTTCTCGATAGCGTCCGGCGGGGTCGACCCCCGGGCGGGTACCCGGCATGATTCGTCGGAAACGCGTCAGCGGATCGAATTCCGCGGTCACTTCCAGAGTCTCGTCGACGAGCCGGACCGAGCCGAACCCCAGCGCGCTCTGCCAGCTGCCGTCGGCTGTCGGCGCGAACGGCTCCGGCTCGCCCGCGACGATCAGGTCGATTCCGCCATCTGGGCGGAGGCACACGTCGATGGCGCGGTTAGCTTGCTTCGAGTACCACGGGCCGGTGAGCCCCTGGGAATCCGTAGCGAGCCGCAAGGCCCGCCACGCAAGATCCATCGGTCCGAGGTCGTCGCGATTGCTGAACACCGCGACGCCGACGCCGGATGCGGGATCGGTCAATGAGTACGAGGTGTAGCCCCACATTGATCCGCTGTGGCCGTATGCGGCAACGCCTCCGACTGTTTCGTGCGAGATGCCCATCCCGTAGCTCGTCACAGTGCCGTCAGCGAAGGTCGAGCGAGCCAGCAGCTGATCCCGGATGTCGGCTCCGAGAACACGACCGTCGAGAAGGAAGCCGTGCCAGTTGGCGAAGTCACCAATTGTGGCAAACAGGTCGCCGTCCCCGTCGACGCAGCGCAGGGTCGCGCTTCTGGTTCCATCGTCGCCCATCTCGTGACGAATGAACCCCCCACCGTCTTTCGGTGAATAGCTGAAGGCCATACCTGGGATGACCTGACCGATATCCCGCTTGTAGGTGCTCTCGCGCATGTCAAGGGGCTCGAGTACGGTGGCGGCGATGAGGTCGGGGAAGGCTGTCCCGGTTTGCCGCTCCAGGGCCAGCGCAGCCACGACATAGCCGGTGTTCGAGTAGGAGATCGCGGTGCCAGGCAAGAAATCGGGTTCCGTGAGCGTCACCAGCAATTCCAGGAACACATCGACTGACGAGACGGTCGCTGGTGGAATCCCGATGACGTCGCCGACGGTCAGATAGTCGGGGAGCCCCGAAGTGTGCTGCAAGCAACGGCGAAGCGTGACGCCATCGAATGCAACCTCGGGCACAAGCCCTCGTATATCAGCATCGAGATCGACAAGACCATCGCGGGCGGCGATCAGAACCGTCGCCGCCGTCAGTTGTTTGCTCACCGAGGCGATATCTGTCGGCGTGGCCGTGCTCATGGGTACCCGGTGTTCGAGGCTGGACAAGCCGGCTGCAGCGGAGGCGATCATCACACCATTGCGGTAGACCCCGATCGCTGCTCCCGGCTCGTCCTCAGAGATGCGGTAGTCGAGAAGGTGGTGCTGAAGGCGCCCCGACAGGTCCCGCCCCGCGACACCGAGTGTCGCCTCCACGGCGTTATCGCATTCGACCCCCAGCACGGGTGAAATATCCTCGTGGCTCGACATTCTCTTCTTCTCCTCGTTGACTCGTCGGCCTCTGAGCCGATCTCGATCTTGTTCGGGGGGCCGGTGTGGTCATCTTCCCGTGTCCGCATGCCACCGGCTTGATCCTGCGGGACAATACTGGTCATCCGAATTCTGGCGCCCCCGCCAAAGCGACGACCTCCGTCTTGAGTTCGCTAGCCGTCGGCAACCAGCACGCCGCGTGATGTCCGGAACCCGGTGCCGGCGACGGGGGGGACTCCTGCATGCAGAGCGACGCT
It encodes the following:
- the lysA gene encoding diaminopimelate decarboxylase, with protein sequence MTDERKARETAAPDLELFPAGTRLAAEGDLVVGGCSLREIAAEFGTPALVVDESALRARARQFLDSFRSRHANTQIHFASKAFPSASILRLLSEEGLSFDVASGNEFAIALAAGVPANRMLLHGNAKTEDEIRTVVENGIGHVVIDNLHDVERIAKAATSPQPVLLRVTPGIDAHTHHAIATGHVGSKFGVSMDQAPDMIKRIQREPALRLDGLHAHIGSQIFDLDQFRAEIAALSQLPRFPVYNLGGGLASRYTSDDPPVSIDSWAETLVDSAHRFLGEDISLMVEPGRSMVAPVAVSLYTVVTVKRGSRTHVAVDGGMGDNLEVSLYNQRFQPWLIGHEGGLERSDLVGHHCESGDVLVQDGLMPIAQAGDLVVVPATGAYTYTMSNNYNAAFRPPVVFCNDGSARLAVRRETLEDLLIREEGLARPLPSSERLQPASPASGENTAGAVVSTHNPHP
- a CDS encoding PucR family transcriptional regulator, encoding MLSQLLRGIDPAGQIAASFGLQRTEPLTVVSIGSIDQPADAFATQHIADLLRAALTSYRLRYVVGVANGRAYAIVAIGSESPLMTKLVANTLSNVGELGGRAWRAGFGRTAGSLIQIPVAAKQADEALRALHGPYVTDRMVVRHDQLAAAMFLQSAYAWVSANPGLLGEPLSLLVRHDESQGTEYRRSLHVWVANHYDVPKAADLLFLHPNTLRHRLRRIGELIDLDDPDTRIVLALQLRLFNSDK
- a CDS encoding N-acyl-D-amino-acid deacylase family protein, with protein sequence MYDVLIRGGTVYDGFGGPGRSADVAIRGGRVITVGRDLGAARQTIDATGLAVAPGFVDPHSHSDTVPFLDEAQPFKLLQGVTTEIVGNCGFSCGPSDPSTEEIVALETDGHVFASFGDYLDAASAAGPTNNIAALVGHNTLRVAVGGLDSALPPGALDRMCNLAAEAFDAGAVGWSTGLEYVPGAYADRFELNTLARVARRWGRTYATHMRSESEGLLDAVDEAISIARSAGLRLQISHCKASGHRMHGSARLLLEKIVEARRSGVNVLADVYPYTACSTDLVAVLPPTACEGGDTELLKRLANREERAALRLLAEDPDNGTGVGLWRELHPEDLQILTHADPAVAGRRLSDLVVDHDPWEVLCSIVSRDPHADTVLHTMREDDVTTFLSDPLVSVGSDNGLPFGPNHPRTFGTFPTFLGEYVRERGVVAMGEAIRKITSATADQFGLAARGWLGNGAVADICVFDPARIGHAGTYERPAERPVGVEWVLLGGRVVVDRGEFVGGREGLVLRPGQK
- a CDS encoding serine hydrolase domain-containing protein, which codes for MSSHEDISPVLGVECDNAVEATLGVAGRDLSGRLQHHLLDYRISEDEPGAAIGVYRNGVMIASAAAGLSSLEHRVPMSTATPTDIASVSKQLTAATVLIAARDGLVDLDADIRGLVPEVAFDGVTLRRCLQHTSGLPDYLTVGDVIGIPPATVSSVDVFLELLVTLTEPDFLPGTAISYSNTGYVVAALALERQTGTAFPDLIAATVLEPLDMRESTYKRDIGQVIPGMAFSYSPKDGGGFIRHEMGDDGTRSATLRCVDGDGDLFATIGDFANWHGFLLDGRVLGADIRDQLLARSTFADGTVTSYGMGISHETVGGVAAYGHSGSMWGYTSYSLTDPASGVGVAVFSNRDDLGPMDLAWRALRLATDSQGLTGPWYSKQANRAIDVCLRPDGGIDLIVAGEPEPFAPTADGSWQSALGFGSVRLVDETLEVTAEFDPLTRFRRIMPGTRPGVDPAGRYREQFRGGSIVIQNQGNGTWTVGNDTLPSVTLRPFGTAGSTSIFQADFGSIHVDGDADDITLIAGSTTVHLTQQRVVGRDV